Proteins co-encoded in one Synechococcus elongatus PCC 6301 genomic window:
- a CDS encoding ABC transporter ATP-binding protein/permease, whose translation MTASPPEINRFRFDKKLWDSFIQIAQPYFYPLEKNSLWAFSGLLIALLMDVVSLTFFALVGVTKLGAAVLPAQFVDLVAKGLVQQVDAWLQSPFLGICALIFLVGAGVFAAFWRKIRHRWLPWLMLGGLIFLLFAINGINVGITFIARVLENSLVAKEQASFWQFLGIYVLTLVIALPVRGALSYLPLKLGLLWREWLTDDFLRRYFGNRVYYRLDSNSADTAVDNPDQRITEDVKAFTDTTLSFLIQVFDAVLTLISFTAILWTVSKQLTLGLLAYAVIGTAISVLAGTKLIRINFDQLRLEANFRYGMVHVRDNAETIAFYQGEAQERRQVRDRFGQVLLNFDRLIIWNTILSVYQRFYDYFSRIPPYLIVVPLYFSGQQDFGVISQSILAFSQILGALSIITYQIQEISRFAAGVNRLGSFEQVMRTVERTETDRNRPQISTEYGPLLRLVDVILETPDYRKVLVKDLNLSLADQEALLIVGPSGFGKTSLLRAIAGLWNSGQGQIERPSTQDILFLPQRPYMLLGNLRSQLVYPHAPGRFSDAELLDALERVNLRYILDDRPEGFDALEDWSSVFSLGEQQRLAFARIVLSRPKFAILDEGTSALDVANEHRVYTLLRNLGISYVSVGHRPTLCDFHETVLEILPESQWRTLSADEYRAQQ comes from the coding sequence ATGACGGCATCTCCTCCTGAAATCAATCGCTTTCGCTTTGATAAAAAGCTCTGGGACAGCTTTATCCAGATTGCTCAGCCCTACTTCTATCCGCTGGAGAAAAATAGTCTCTGGGCATTTTCTGGGCTGCTGATCGCCCTGCTGATGGACGTGGTCAGCCTGACCTTCTTTGCCTTAGTGGGGGTCACCAAGCTGGGGGCAGCCGTTTTACCGGCTCAATTCGTTGATCTGGTGGCCAAGGGGCTGGTGCAGCAGGTTGATGCCTGGCTCCAATCGCCCTTTTTGGGTATCTGCGCCCTGATTTTTCTAGTTGGTGCCGGAGTCTTTGCCGCCTTTTGGCGCAAGATTCGGCACCGCTGGTTGCCCTGGCTGATGTTGGGTGGACTCATCTTTCTGTTGTTTGCCATCAATGGCATCAACGTTGGTATCACTTTTATCGCTCGGGTGCTGGAAAACAGCCTCGTCGCCAAAGAACAAGCCAGCTTCTGGCAGTTCCTTGGTATTTATGTGCTGACGCTAGTGATTGCCCTGCCCGTGCGAGGGGCACTCAGTTATCTGCCACTGAAGCTGGGGCTGCTCTGGCGGGAATGGCTCACCGATGATTTTCTGCGCCGCTATTTTGGCAATCGGGTCTACTATCGTCTCGATTCCAACTCGGCTGATACGGCAGTCGACAACCCAGACCAGCGGATCACTGAGGACGTCAAAGCTTTTACCGACACAACCCTGTCGTTCTTGATTCAAGTCTTTGATGCAGTCCTAACACTGATTAGCTTCACGGCGATTCTCTGGACGGTTTCCAAGCAGTTGACGCTAGGACTGCTCGCCTACGCCGTGATTGGGACGGCAATCTCAGTCTTGGCCGGGACCAAACTAATTCGGATCAACTTTGATCAACTGCGTCTTGAAGCGAACTTCCGGTACGGCATGGTGCATGTGCGGGATAACGCCGAAACGATCGCCTTTTATCAAGGGGAAGCTCAAGAACGCCGCCAAGTCCGCGATCGCTTTGGCCAAGTCCTGCTGAACTTCGATCGCTTGATCATCTGGAATACCATCCTTTCGGTCTATCAGCGCTTCTACGACTACTTCTCGCGAATTCCGCCCTACCTGATTGTGGTGCCGCTTTACTTCAGCGGCCAGCAGGATTTCGGCGTGATCTCCCAGTCAATTCTGGCTTTCTCGCAAATTTTGGGAGCGCTGTCGATCATCACCTACCAGATTCAGGAAATTTCGCGTTTCGCCGCTGGGGTCAATCGTCTTGGTTCCTTTGAACAGGTGATGCGGACGGTGGAGCGCACCGAAACCGATCGCAATCGTCCTCAGATCAGTACTGAATACGGCCCGTTGCTGCGGCTCGTCGATGTCATCTTGGAAACGCCGGACTATCGCAAAGTCTTGGTCAAGGATTTGAACCTCAGCTTGGCCGACCAAGAAGCCTTGCTGATCGTCGGTCCCAGTGGCTTTGGCAAAACTTCGCTGCTGCGAGCGATCGCCGGTCTCTGGAATAGTGGCCAAGGTCAGATTGAACGGCCATCTACGCAGGATATTCTCTTCCTGCCCCAGCGCCCCTACATGCTGCTGGGGAACCTGCGGTCGCAGCTGGTCTATCCCCATGCACCGGGCCGCTTCAGCGATGCGGAATTGCTGGATGCGCTGGAACGGGTCAATCTCCGTTACATCCTCGACGATCGCCCCGAAGGCTTTGATGCCCTTGAAGACTGGAGCAGTGTCTTCTCGCTCGGGGAGCAGCAGCGCTTGGCCTTTGCCCGAATCGTGCTCAGCCGTCCCAAGTTTGCCATCCTCGACGAAGGCACCAGCGCCCTCGACGTTGCCAATGAACATCGGGTTTACACGCTGCTGCGCAATCTGGGAATCAGCTACGTCAGTGTGGGTCACCGCCCTACCCTCTGCGATTTCCACGAAACCGTGCTGGAAATTCTGCCCGAGTCCCAGTGGCGCACCCTGAGCGCCGATGAGTATCGCGCCCAACAATAA
- a CDS encoding SIMPL domain-containing protein: MLSQQRPWHWLALTTAALLVLPGPAVTEPSPQRLITVTGQGRESVTAKLLEVNLGVEVQAATAEAAQAEVSRRADSLVKLLRDRRVEQLTTTGITLSPRYRYRDNQQIPDGFTATYSLQFRSPSNAAGSVIDAAVKSGSTRIDSIRFVATDPELETAQATALREAAADARQKADIVLRSLGLSAQEIQTIQVNSAAAPGPVPQMRTAVADSAANVPIVGGEQDVTASVTLQIRY, from the coding sequence GTGTTGAGTCAACAACGGCCTTGGCATTGGTTGGCCCTGACGACCGCCGCCTTGCTAGTCTTGCCCGGCCCTGCCGTAACGGAACCATCGCCCCAACGATTGATCACTGTGACTGGACAAGGCCGCGAGTCCGTGACTGCCAAGCTGTTGGAAGTCAATCTCGGGGTGGAAGTCCAAGCTGCAACAGCCGAAGCGGCACAAGCAGAGGTTTCCCGCCGTGCCGATAGCTTGGTCAAGCTGTTGCGCGATCGCCGCGTCGAACAGTTGACCACCACGGGAATTACGCTTAGCCCCCGCTACCGCTATCGCGACAATCAACAAATCCCCGATGGGTTTACGGCAACCTACAGCCTGCAATTTCGTAGCCCCAGTAATGCTGCTGGTTCGGTGATTGATGCGGCGGTTAAGTCTGGGAGCACTCGTATCGACAGTATTCGCTTTGTTGCTACAGACCCTGAACTCGAGACGGCTCAAGCGACGGCCTTACGCGAGGCGGCGGCTGATGCTCGCCAGAAAGCCGATATCGTTTTGCGATCGCTAGGGTTGTCCGCCCAGGAGATCCAAACGATTCAAGTCAATAGTGCTGCAGCGCCTGGACCTGTGCCCCAGATGCGCACTGCGGTGGCCGATAGTGCCGCCAATGTGCCGATCGTTGGGGGTGAGCAGGATGTAACGGCCTCTGTCACCCTGCAAATCCGCTACTAG
- a CDS encoding DedA family protein: protein MTMDRLGYWGIGLLMFLENLFPPIPSELIMPLAGYSAAQGQLALFPAIVAGVVGTMVGALPWYYLGRWLGEDRILLWLERHGRWLGIRPHELQRSRRWFNRHGRKVVFWGRLIPGIRTLISLPAGFERMRLREFLIYSTLGTTIWVLLLTLAGYKLRRNFALVEQWLAPVSKGVAALLLVLLLVWLSRRWWLARQRDTAEARRDR from the coding sequence ATGACGATGGACAGATTGGGGTATTGGGGCATCGGTCTGCTGATGTTTCTCGAAAACCTCTTTCCCCCGATCCCGTCGGAACTGATCATGCCTTTGGCCGGCTATTCCGCTGCTCAAGGTCAATTGGCTTTATTCCCTGCGATCGTGGCCGGTGTCGTCGGCACAATGGTGGGGGCTTTGCCTTGGTATTACCTCGGCCGCTGGCTGGGTGAAGACCGGATTCTGCTCTGGCTGGAGCGCCATGGCCGCTGGCTGGGCATCCGCCCTCATGAACTACAGCGATCGCGGCGTTGGTTTAACCGTCATGGTCGCAAAGTCGTGTTCTGGGGGCGGTTGATTCCTGGCATTCGTACCTTGATCTCGCTGCCCGCTGGCTTCGAGCGGATGCGGTTGCGGGAGTTTTTGATCTATTCCACCCTCGGTACCACGATTTGGGTGCTGTTGCTGACGCTGGCCGGCTACAAACTTCGGCGTAACTTTGCCCTTGTCGAGCAGTGGTTAGCCCCGGTTTCCAAAGGAGTTGCTGCTCTGCTGTTAGTCCTTCTGCTGGTCTGGTTAAGTCGCCGTTGGTGGCTGGCCCGGCAACGGGACACTGCGGAGGCACGGCGCGATCGCTAA
- the ahcY gene encoding adenosylhomocysteinase has translation MTAATIAPISYEVKDLSLAPLGKQRIEWAAREMPVIRLIRDRFAAEKPLAGIRLVACCHVTTETANLAIALKAGGADAILIASNPLSTQDDVAAGLVADYGIPLFAIKGEDNETYHRHVQIALDHKPQVIIDDGCDVVATLVQERPQQLPDVIGTTEETTTGIVRLRAMLRDGVLTFPAMNVNDAETKHFFDNRYGTGQSTLDGIIRATNILLAGKTIVVAGYGWCGKGTAMRAAGMGANVIVTEIDPVKAIEAVMDGFRVLPMAEAAPLGDLFVTVTGNKHVIRTEHFAAMKDGAIVCNSGHFDIEIDIAGLKTLSSEVRTVRPFTEEYRLASGKSVIVLGEGRLVNLAAAEGHPSAVMDMSFANQALAVEHLVTNRGRLEPGIHSIPEDLDRQIATLKLQAMGIVIDSLTEDQTAYINSWTSGT, from the coding sequence ATGACCGCAGCAACGATCGCCCCCATCAGTTACGAAGTCAAAGATTTGAGCCTTGCTCCGTTGGGTAAGCAACGGATTGAATGGGCGGCTCGGGAAATGCCCGTCATCCGCCTGATCCGCGATCGCTTCGCGGCTGAAAAGCCTTTGGCTGGCATTCGGCTGGTCGCCTGCTGCCACGTCACCACGGAAACCGCCAACTTGGCGATCGCCCTCAAGGCTGGTGGTGCTGATGCAATCTTGATCGCCAGCAACCCGCTCTCCACTCAAGATGATGTGGCGGCGGGCTTGGTGGCGGACTACGGTATTCCCCTCTTCGCAATCAAAGGGGAAGACAACGAGACTTACCACCGCCACGTGCAAATCGCCCTCGATCACAAGCCCCAGGTGATCATCGACGATGGCTGTGATGTGGTGGCGACCCTCGTCCAAGAGCGGCCGCAGCAACTGCCGGACGTGATTGGTACCACAGAAGAAACGACGACGGGAATTGTGCGCCTGCGTGCCATGCTGCGCGATGGCGTGCTGACCTTCCCGGCCATGAACGTCAATGATGCCGAAACCAAGCATTTCTTTGACAACCGCTACGGCACTGGTCAATCGACCCTCGACGGCATCATTCGCGCTACCAACATCTTGCTGGCGGGCAAAACGATCGTGGTGGCAGGCTACGGCTGGTGCGGCAAAGGCACAGCCATGCGGGCTGCCGGCATGGGGGCCAATGTGATCGTCACCGAAATCGATCCGGTCAAAGCGATCGAAGCGGTGATGGATGGATTCCGTGTGCTGCCGATGGCCGAAGCAGCACCCCTGGGCGATCTGTTTGTGACCGTTACCGGCAACAAACATGTGATCCGCACCGAGCATTTCGCTGCCATGAAAGACGGCGCGATCGTCTGCAACAGCGGTCACTTTGACATCGAAATCGATATCGCTGGTCTGAAAACCCTGTCCAGTGAAGTGCGCACCGTGCGTCCGTTCACCGAGGAATATCGCCTTGCCTCGGGCAAGTCGGTGATCGTCTTGGGCGAAGGCCGCTTGGTCAACCTAGCTGCTGCTGAAGGCCACCCCAGCGCAGTCATGGACATGAGCTTTGCCAACCAAGCGCTGGCCGTTGAGCATTTGGTGACCAACCGCGGTCGGTTGGAGCCGGGCATTCATTCGATTCCAGAAGACCTCGATCGCCAGATCGCCACCCTGAAACTGCAGGCGATGGGCATCGTTATCGATAGCCTCACGGAGGATCAAACGGCTTACATCAACTCCTGGACCTCGGGCACCTAG
- the hrcA gene encoding heat-inducible transcriptional repressor HrcA: MLVSRLTARQQTILSATVRHYVRTAEPVGSKALAEQYGLSVSAATIRNAMGVLERAGLLYQPHTSAGRVPSEGGYRLYVDQLMEPDRALQRQTEQQLSQQLPDRRQSLEALLRGAAQILASLSGYLSLITFPLGLEFQVRHLQLVAIAPHQVLLIVVNDSYETQSALLTLPELDRDLEADQLDRQLLLLSNFLNQELQGRSLQALANLDWPVLGSELQSLAGILQQGLQDLEKRWQPTPATSLLVCGLADLLRQPEFNELQQVQALLELLEGEQTQLLPLMLADPAADQVRVRIGSELPLAPIRSCSLVSAFYCREQQPVGSVSLIGPTRMLYENAVAAVEATASYLSEAIAS, translated from the coding sequence ATGCTTGTGTCTCGGCTTACGGCCCGCCAACAAACGATTCTCAGTGCCACGGTGCGCCACTATGTGCGGACGGCGGAGCCGGTCGGGTCTAAGGCATTAGCGGAACAGTACGGTCTCAGCGTCAGTGCGGCGACGATTCGTAATGCTATGGGGGTGTTGGAGCGCGCAGGCTTGCTCTATCAACCCCACACCTCGGCGGGTCGGGTTCCCTCTGAGGGCGGCTATCGCCTCTACGTCGATCAGCTAATGGAGCCCGATCGCGCTCTGCAACGTCAGACGGAGCAACAACTCAGTCAACAACTGCCCGATCGCCGTCAGAGCCTCGAAGCGCTGCTACGCGGGGCTGCCCAAATTCTGGCGAGCCTCAGCGGCTATCTCAGCCTAATCACCTTTCCACTGGGCTTGGAATTCCAAGTGCGGCATCTGCAATTGGTGGCGATCGCGCCGCATCAGGTGTTGCTGATTGTTGTCAATGACAGCTACGAAACCCAGTCGGCATTGCTGACCCTGCCAGAACTGGATCGGGATCTGGAGGCCGATCAACTCGATCGCCAATTGCTATTGCTCAGCAATTTTCTCAATCAAGAACTGCAAGGGCGATCGCTGCAGGCTTTAGCGAATCTGGATTGGCCTGTTTTGGGATCGGAGCTGCAAAGTCTGGCGGGAATTCTGCAGCAGGGCTTGCAAGATCTGGAAAAGCGCTGGCAACCAACCCCAGCGACCTCCCTGCTGGTCTGTGGCCTAGCGGACTTGTTGCGCCAGCCAGAATTCAACGAGCTGCAACAGGTACAGGCGCTGTTGGAGTTGCTGGAAGGTGAACAGACGCAGTTGCTGCCCTTGATGCTGGCGGATCCTGCGGCTGATCAGGTGCGGGTGCGGATTGGCTCCGAGCTGCCTCTAGCACCGATTCGCAGCTGTAGCTTGGTGTCGGCCTTCTACTGTCGGGAGCAGCAGCCAGTCGGCAGTGTCAGTTTGATCGGCCCGACCCGCATGCTCTACGAAAATGCAGTAGCAGCGGTGGAAGCCACCGCCAGCTACCTGAGTGAGGCGATCGCCTCCTAG
- a CDS encoding rhodanese-like domain-containing protein, translating into MADFTEIDPQTFAERQAAQPAPDWQLIDVREPAEVELASLPGFRVYSLSRSAEWVDRIGQELDRSKETIVLCHHGMRSAQMCQWLLTQGFEHVVNLRGGIDAYSRLVDAQVPLY; encoded by the coding sequence ATGGCTGACTTCACTGAAATCGATCCCCAGACCTTTGCGGAGCGTCAGGCTGCTCAACCCGCGCCGGACTGGCAACTGATTGATGTGCGTGAGCCGGCAGAAGTGGAGTTGGCATCGCTGCCAGGATTCCGCGTCTATTCCCTCAGCCGCTCAGCAGAATGGGTCGATCGCATTGGCCAAGAACTCGATCGCAGCAAGGAAACGATCGTGCTCTGCCACCACGGCATGCGATCGGCGCAGATGTGTCAGTGGTTGCTAACCCAAGGCTTTGAGCATGTCGTTAACCTACGGGGAGGCATTGATGCCTACAGTCGACTAGTCGATGCGCAGGTACCGCTCTACTAA
- a CDS encoding DUF3352 domain-containing protein, producing MKLRTFYLALTAVALSLLVSGLGLFVWLWNGSPLRLLNGSRISEPAAAVFVPKQAPLMTSLLVAPQRLQALSQVVTPTRQRSQVDQEWQQLQEALLTGFKVDFANDIAPWLGDEVTFAVTSLDRDRDSSNGRQPGYLVAFSTADGELARQALQRFWQDRAATGTQLVFETYKGVKLIYGDSALVGRRVKPLATAVFGDRFLLAANDPKVLREAINNAQVPDLNLQQSESYQRALQSLQPRRLGLLYADLDNLGDWLNEKGLSRKSEESDRRNQFQGLTLSLALNKAGILADTALIAKEPLPSSTFTKSDRPSAALRYLPADSRFALGSQNLAGVWQELQQRFGDYPAWQELQQQLLATVQQQLGLNLQTEIIDWIDGDYALGQSGDDWIFAVDRRQTAASNGIEQLDAIASDRGYTPTNIDLDGHEITAWTQLRTGSKRRNLQIQATVRGGHGRDGDFEVFATSLDRLATALEGRDSLTTNPDFRQAQRQLPQPNQGVLYLDWQASALPLTQRWPVLQLIALPLQPLLEHVQAIAIASPTPPEDSTDLQRLSIELLLRS from the coding sequence ATGAAGCTGCGTACCTTCTACTTGGCGCTCACAGCCGTTGCTCTTAGCCTGCTGGTCAGTGGGCTAGGGCTCTTTGTTTGGCTGTGGAATGGGAGTCCTCTGCGTCTACTCAATGGCAGCCGCATCAGCGAACCGGCCGCAGCCGTGTTCGTCCCGAAGCAAGCGCCGTTGATGACCTCGCTGCTAGTGGCACCGCAACGCTTGCAGGCCCTGAGTCAGGTGGTGACACCGACGCGCCAGCGATCGCAGGTCGATCAGGAATGGCAACAGCTTCAAGAGGCTTTGCTGACGGGCTTTAAGGTCGATTTTGCTAACGATATTGCTCCTTGGTTGGGCGACGAAGTCACCTTTGCTGTCACCAGCCTCGATCGCGATCGCGACAGCAGCAATGGCCGTCAACCCGGCTATCTGGTCGCCTTCTCGACCGCAGACGGTGAACTGGCGCGGCAGGCCCTACAACGCTTCTGGCAAGATCGTGCCGCTACTGGCACGCAGCTCGTTTTTGAAACCTACAAGGGCGTCAAGCTGATCTACGGCGACTCCGCTTTGGTCGGGCGACGGGTCAAGCCCTTGGCAACTGCCGTCTTTGGCGATCGCTTCCTGCTGGCCGCCAATGATCCCAAGGTGCTGCGCGAGGCGATCAACAACGCCCAAGTTCCAGATTTGAACCTGCAGCAGTCCGAGTCCTACCAACGTGCGCTCCAGAGTCTGCAACCACGCCGCTTGGGTCTGCTCTATGCCGATCTCGATAACCTCGGCGACTGGCTGAATGAAAAGGGACTCAGCCGCAAGAGCGAGGAGAGCGATCGCCGCAACCAATTCCAGGGTCTGACGCTGTCGCTGGCACTGAATAAGGCTGGCATCCTGGCTGACACCGCTTTGATCGCCAAGGAACCGCTGCCCAGTAGCACCTTTACGAAAAGCGATCGCCCTTCGGCGGCCCTGCGCTATTTACCCGCAGACAGCCGCTTCGCTCTTGGCTCCCAGAACCTCGCAGGGGTCTGGCAGGAGCTGCAACAACGATTTGGCGACTATCCCGCTTGGCAGGAACTTCAGCAACAACTGCTCGCCACAGTTCAGCAACAGCTCGGGTTGAATCTGCAGACGGAGATCATCGACTGGATCGACGGCGACTATGCCCTTGGACAGAGCGGCGATGACTGGATTTTTGCGGTCGATCGCCGTCAGACTGCCGCTAGCAACGGCATCGAACAGTTGGATGCGATCGCCAGCGATCGCGGCTACACGCCGACCAACATCGACCTCGATGGCCACGAGATCACGGCTTGGACGCAACTGCGCACCGGCAGCAAACGCCGCAATCTCCAGATTCAAGCCACAGTACGGGGTGGCCATGGTCGCGATGGTGATTTTGAAGTGTTTGCCACCTCCCTCGATCGCCTTGCGACAGCACTCGAAGGCCGCGATTCCCTGACGACAAATCCTGACTTCCGCCAAGCCCAGCGCCAACTACCCCAACCCAATCAAGGTGTCCTCTACCTTGACTGGCAGGCCAGTGCCCTACCGCTGACGCAACGCTGGCCTGTCTTGCAGCTGATTGCCCTGCCCTTGCAACCCCTGTTGGAGCACGTGCAGGCGATCGCGATCGCCAGTCCTACCCCTCCCGAAGACAGCACTGACCTGCAGCGACTCTCAATCGAACTGCTGTTGCGGAGCTAG
- the sixA gene encoding phosphohistidine phosphatase SixA, producing MELYLIRHGIAAERGTYADDDRRPLTATGERRSQRVAQRLLSLGLHFDVLQTSPLVRAHQTAVILQQEGLASQIAIAPELAPEGSLTAWLRRLPPAISADQRWAIVGHEPDLGVWAEQLVWGSAQDKLVLKKAGLIGLQFPGDRPAIGAGSLFWLTPPRLLL from the coding sequence ATGGAACTCTATCTGATCCGCCATGGCATCGCCGCCGAACGGGGCACCTACGCGGATGATGACCGGCGCCCCCTGACAGCCACGGGAGAACGCCGCAGTCAACGAGTTGCCCAGCGACTGCTGTCTCTCGGTCTGCATTTCGATGTTCTGCAAACCAGTCCCCTAGTCCGCGCCCACCAAACCGCCGTCATCCTTCAACAAGAGGGGCTGGCTTCCCAAATCGCGATCGCCCCAGAATTAGCGCCCGAAGGCAGTCTGACCGCTTGGCTCCGGCGCTTACCGCCCGCCATCTCGGCTGATCAGCGCTGGGCGATCGTGGGCCATGAACCCGATCTAGGGGTCTGGGCGGAACAGCTGGTCTGGGGATCTGCCCAGGACAAGCTCGTTCTCAAGAAAGCCGGTCTGATCGGTCTGCAATTCCCAGGCGATCGCCCTGCGATCGGAGCCGGATCCCTCTTCTGGCTAACCCCCCCGCGCCTTCTCCTTTAG
- a CDS encoding citrate synthase has product MTAVSEFRPGLEGVPATLSSISFVDGQRGVLEYRGISIEQLAQQSSFLETAYLLIWGHLPTQQELTEFEHEIRYHRRIKFRIRDMMKCFPDSGHPMDALQASAAALGLFYSRRALDDPEYIRAAVVRLLAKIPTMVAAFQLIRKGNDPIQPRDELDYAANFLYMLTEREPDPVAARIFDICLTLHAEHTINASTFSAMVTASTLTDPYAVVASAVGTLAGPLHGGANEEVLDMLEAIGSVENVEPYLDHCIATKTRIMGFGHRVYKVKDPRAVILQNLAEQLFDIFGHDPYYEIAVAVEKAAAERLSHKGIYPNVDFYSGLVYRKLGIPSDLFTPVFAIARVAGWLAHWKEQLNENRIFRPTQIYTGSHNLDYTPIADRDLAIESD; this is encoded by the coding sequence ATGACTGCCGTCAGCGAGTTTCGGCCTGGCCTAGAAGGCGTGCCCGCCACACTCTCGAGCATTAGCTTTGTCGATGGCCAGCGCGGCGTCCTAGAGTATCGCGGCATCAGCATCGAGCAACTGGCGCAACAGAGCAGTTTTCTGGAAACCGCCTACCTGTTGATTTGGGGCCATCTACCAACTCAGCAGGAATTGACCGAGTTCGAGCACGAAATTCGCTACCACCGCCGCATCAAGTTCCGCATCCGGGACATGATGAAATGCTTCCCCGATAGCGGCCATCCTATGGATGCCCTGCAGGCGAGCGCCGCAGCCCTCGGGTTGTTCTATTCGCGGCGCGCCTTGGATGATCCCGAATACATTCGGGCGGCCGTTGTGCGTTTGCTAGCCAAAATTCCGACGATGGTGGCTGCCTTCCAGCTGATCCGCAAGGGTAACGACCCAATTCAGCCCCGCGATGAACTGGACTACGCCGCCAACTTTCTCTACATGCTGACGGAGCGCGAGCCCGATCCAGTCGCAGCTCGGATTTTTGATATTTGCCTCACCCTGCACGCCGAACATACGATCAACGCCTCGACCTTCTCGGCGATGGTCACAGCTTCGACCCTGACCGATCCCTACGCTGTCGTTGCTTCTGCCGTTGGCACCTTGGCTGGCCCCCTCCATGGCGGCGCCAATGAAGAAGTGCTGGACATGCTGGAGGCGATCGGTTCCGTCGAGAATGTTGAGCCCTACCTCGACCACTGCATTGCCACCAAAACGCGCATTATGGGCTTTGGGCACCGTGTCTACAAAGTCAAGGATCCGCGGGCAGTCATTCTGCAAAATCTGGCCGAGCAACTGTTCGATATCTTCGGCCATGATCCCTACTACGAAATCGCGGTCGCAGTCGAAAAGGCAGCAGCCGAGCGACTCAGCCACAAGGGCATTTACCCCAACGTCGATTTCTACTCCGGCTTGGTCTATCGCAAGCTCGGTATTCCTAGCGATCTATTCACACCGGTGTTTGCGATCGCGCGGGTTGCGGGCTGGCTCGCCCACTGGAAAGAGCAGCTGAACGAAAATCGGATCTTCCGCCCCACTCAGATCTACACGGGCAGCCACAACCTCGACTACACCCCGATCGCCGATCGGGATTTGGCGATCGAATCTGATTGA